From the genome of Triticum aestivum cultivar Chinese Spring chromosome 1A, IWGSC CS RefSeq v2.1, whole genome shotgun sequence:
gcatgcaccatgacacttgggggctaatgcaaagtcatttttactagtctcattgaagacccgactcattatattataatgagccggcccttgggggctaccaattgctcctgtcaacaattaaaggtacacaaattttcgtccataatattgaaggattcattgctcagttggtaaagcacaaaactcttaaccttgtggacgtgggttcaagccctacgatggaagctacattataaggtgttattttcattgaagtatatatcaagtcccggttcagtattattttactaagccggcccttgggggctacacatcactgctcaagtctacatgattatatttataaagtccctgctaattattacataatgacccggcccttgggggctacactggttgaagtttttaagcaattacaagtcccaggtagcttcaagcatgacaacccggcacttgggagctacatatatggagtattcagtttatatgattgagatgaacaaatcagatttcttcaaggttgaaacacttattggagcaagtcttaagttatcactatgttctcctcttaagacttgggggctacaggtattatgcatataaaggaggaacatcttctttTTATCAGtgttgagcaaatcaggaagatcaattacatgacccggtgttgataacaattatgacctggtgccatcaatatttataaaccggccatttttggtaatattaaaccggcaagttttacatcttcaaaccggctgaaaatcagataagtattttcagacccatatttcttaaatcggcgctttgggagctgagtcaagggagttattcttcacaatatttctcggcgacaaaccaatgtcggcaaattgattatgaaattTGCTTATTGatctggattttctagaagaaggaaatggcaAGGAATTAAGGATGCTCAGATGtcagtttacaagaattcttaacccgaagCATAatctatcaaatttgttcttgtatttgttttacaggatcagtttaacatggataaatccaaattaaattgggggctaatgtcggggatacaCCCCGTGGCATAAACCGGTCGgaagtataaaccggccggactggatgactcactggtaacccgcccggagctggcggttcaccggctacccgcccggtcttggcggttcattagtaacccggcaggcgggtcagatggatgacgaggcccatggcccaaaaagccggttcatactatggtgggccggtttaagaggaaagacatgaggaatatttaccttacaaggagttaagaccaggacttgtatccggtttgtattagagatagactagttctaatcctaataggaccccacatgtaaaccgcccctttaacatatataaggaggggcagggctccccaaagggggacgaGACAATAAccaacaatcttagggctagatacAAAGAGGAGAGCGGGTTTACGacaactccctcgtgatgataatgagacctagccttaaacagcatgtagggttgttaccggatgatgtttcccggggcccgaagctgtctaaatccctgtcttgtgttgcgtctctcgattccgctcaacccctctcaagttatcacatagatgcgttggcctcatgactaagtccttacactaggacatctgacgtgacaattccacgacaggcggGACTTCATCTTCCAAGCTACATCCATGGCTGACGGCGAGCTGCTCACGTGCTGCAACAGGGGAGGCGAGAGATGCGTGCATTGTGGGGCGAGATCCACGCGAGGTTGAAGAAAGCAGAGAGGATAGCGTTGGTGGCCTCGTGTCTATGTGTCGTCTGGTGGGTGTCTGGGGCGAAGCGTGCGTGGACGCGTTCGGCCCAAAGTTCGACCAGTGCACCGTGCCCCATCGTTTTTCTTTTTTAAAATTACTTGCTAATCTTTTTCGAAGTTACCGTTCGAACGGTGGGTGTGGAACCGTATTCCAAAAATTCGTGTCCTATGGTGCGACGAGCATGTACAACTCCGTAGTAGGACCACGCTACTGGTCTCACTGCGCATCTTTGTTCTCGGCCTCTCGTGAACGGGAATCCAATATTCCCTCAAAAAGAAAAACATCACACGCTGCTGGTCAGACTGACTGGAGCAGAGGAAACTGCCGACGACCATCGTCCGTCCGTTGCAACAGCGAGGCAGCATCAAAGCACGAGCTTCCCATGTACGCCTTCGCGCGCGGTTCGCAGCCACACGTCTGCCCCGTCTCCTCCCCTCCTACAGTCCACCACTCTACTGCATCGCTACCACGCTCACCTCGCATCGCCAGCGCCCGTTTCAGCAGATACAGGAACCACACCGCGCGCGCCTACCGGCGGGGCACCGGAGCGCCGGACATGTCGGCCGCCGGCGACAGGTCAGCTACACTGCCCCCCTTCCGTTTCTCTGTTTTTGCTTGTTGTCCTGCTGGTTCTTGACCGTCTGAAACCCTGAATCCGCATGGAGCAGGGATCTGCGGGAGCTGGCGCCGCTGGAGGCCATCCTGTTCGACATCGACGGCACCCTCTGCGACTCGGATCCCTTCCACTTCCTCGCCTTCCGCGAGCTGCTGCAGGAGGTGCGCGCTTTTGCTTTTACGTCGCTCGCTTTTCCTCTCTCACCGGCGAAGCGTCTGCAGCTACCCTGTGCTGTGACCCCGAGCTCTCTGAACTGAATCTCCCTGCAGGTTGGTTTCAACAATGGAGTCCCCATCACCGAGGAGTTCTACAGCGCCAACATCAGCGGGTGGCACAACGACGCCCTCGCCGGCGCTCTGTTCCCGGAGCTCGACCACGCCAAGGGCATGGAGTTCATGGATCGCAAGGAAGCCCTGTTCAGAAAGTAACCAACATTACCCTACCTTCATTCTTCATACCGTAGCATGATTTATTACATACCGTAGCATAAATAATATCGAATCTCGCATATATGGAATGTTTTAGAGGATGCTGTTAAGTATCGATCACTCTGAATGATTCAGTTTCAGATATGGCACTGATTGGGTACAGGCACAGAGCAGGCAGATTTCAGTACAATGCCCCGAAATTCTCaattcccttgtgttgttcttgctCTGTTACTCTGATTCTTCCTGGAAATCTCAAGCTTAGAAACCGTGCAGGTTGGCAGCAGGAGAGCTCAAGGGACTGGCGGGATTGCAGGAACTGTGCACATGGATCGAAGGCCGCAACCTGAAGCGGGCGGCGGTGACGAACGCGCCGAGGGCGAACGCGGAGCTCGTGCTGTCGCTCCTCGGCCTCACCAGCTTCTTCCCGGTGCTCGTCATCGGGAGCGAGTGCGAGCGGGCCAAGCCGTCCCCGGACCCGTACCTCAAGGCCCTCGACCTCATCGGCGCGTCGCCCGATTACACGTTCATCTTCGAGGTAATCAAGATCCGCTGTTCATCTGTTCATGCGCCACAGCCCACATGCCACGACGTCGATGAATGCACCACGTCGATGTTGGATTGCCGATCGTGATGTTTCTGTTCATTTGGTTTGTCAGGATTCCGCGTCCGGGATCCgggccggcgtcgccgccggcgTGGCCGTGGTGGGCCTGACCACCGGGAACCCGGAGAAGGTGCTGAGGGACGCGGGGGCGAGCCTGCTGATCGGGGATTTCCGGGACCCGAAGCTGATGGCCATGCTTCAGGAGCTAGACCCTGCAGCTGCAGATAAGCAAGGCTGATGTTCGCGGACATGCTTGCTAACTGGACGACTAGTCGGTGATCCCGATTTTTCTAAGTTCAATATTTCATCGTACACGAGCATGAATAATTCTGCAACTACTCCCTCTATTCTAAATTACTCATCGCAGAAATGAATGTATTTAAAACTataatacatctagatacattcatacccgcgacaagtaattcgaaacggaAGGAGTAGTATTTAACTTCCGCCGATGCGCGAATCCGTGATCAGAAGAGTTGAGCGCACACTCCTTGGATgtttgttcttcttcttttgacaCCTAAAATCTCTTTCTTTATGAGTTTTTTTTTACGGTATTCTGGTACTCCAAAACCACATCAAGGAGTACCATGCAGATCTGGCCGTCCGCATGGAGGGGCAACAAAGTCATTTCCCAAAGGGCATCGAGGGGTGATTTTTGACTTTTGAACGCACACGCAGTCCAtcgcccaacacgctcgatctgtTTAGTGTAGAACCGATTTTTTCGGTGTGGGACGATGGAGATATGGACGTTTTGGACTTTCCGTACCAAATTAGGGGATATACTTTCTCAAAAAACGAAAATCGGGCGATCTGTTTCGTAGATCCGATTTTTATGCGGCGTGGTGCAGGCCATATTGGTGGGTCTCGTTCATTTATAGCTGAGATTTCTTTTTATGGGAAATAGCTGAGATTTATTTGGGAGAGAAAATAAAACTAATGTTGCATGAGCCTAGAACGTGCAGCGTACAAGTGAAACTCTCAAACCAGTTCCTTTTTTTTCCCTCTGTGAAGCCACAAGGGGACGAACCTTGGAGAAATAAAAGGTTGTACTAAAGAAAATGCTAATTGCAGGTACGTCAAATTATCTTTCTGAACACTCCCAACTTTTTTTTGTTAAAGCCATTTACAAGTTTGAAAAAACATAATTTTGTGTATATATCTCATTTGAACGTCTCAGAGAGGTACCTATTGGTCCGGATAACTCTGAGTGGTACCTATAGGTTTGTAAGACTCATGCTAGTAATTCATACAAAAAAAGACTCATGCTAGTAATTCATACAAAAAAAGACTCGTGTTAGTACTTATGGATACGAATAACTACTAGAAGTACTTGTGGATCCAGAAAACTCATATTGGTATTTGGGGTCCTGATGACTCGGAGTGGCACTTCTGGGTCCAAACGACTCATACTTGTACTTTTTTTTGGTCCATATGACTTGGAAGTGATACCCGTGGGGCGAACTAGTGGGCCTCATTAAATCGAAGTTGTACCTATACGTCCAAGCCACATGCATCATAACTTTTGGGTCCAGATTATTTGGAGCGGTACATGTCGGAGAAAACAACTCATACTGGTACTTGTGGGCCCAGATGGCTCGGAGAAGTACATATGGCCAAAATGCTCGGAGTGGTACATGTAGATCCAAACAACTCTATTATTACTTTTGGGTCCGGAAGACTCATGCTAGTACTTCTGGGACCGGAAGACACGTACTGGTATTTTGTGGGTCCCGATGACTTAGAGTGGTACTTCTGGATTCAAAAGAATCATACTTGTACATTTTTGGATCCATGTGACTTGAAGTGTAGGCCCGGTTAACTCGGAGTTGTACCTATAGGCCTAAAATACACGTGTTGGTACTTGTGGTCCAGATGATTCAGAGTAGtacatgttgttggggaacgtagtactttgaaaaaatttcctacgcacatgcaagatcatggtgatgcatagaaatgagagggaagagtatcgtccacgtatcctcgtagaccataagcggaagcgttagcacaacgcggttgatgtagtcgtacgtcttcacaatccgaccgatccaagtaccgaatgcatgaaACCTTCGAGTtcggcacacgttcaactcgatgacgccccgcgagctccgatccagcaaagcttcacgggagagtttcgtcagcacgacgacgtggtgacggtgatgatgatgctaccgacgcagggcttcgtctaagcaccgctacgatataatcgaggtggattatggtggaggggggcaccgcacacggctaagggatcaatgataaacttgtgtgtatagaggtgccccctgcccccgtatataaaggagtggaggaggggagggccgaccctctctagggcgcgccatgggaagtcctactcccaccgggagtaggattgccCTCTTTCCaacttggagtaggagagggaaggaagaggaaggagggaggaaggaaagagggagccggcccccctccaattcagattgggcttgggggggggcacctcccttgctcctttcccctcctttccactaaatcccaataaggccaaaatacctcccggggggttccgataacctctcggtgctccggtatattcctgatctcacccggaaccattccgatatccaaatatagttgtccaatatatcgatatttatgtctcgaccatttcgagacttgaaagaacatgcggtgcccccatgtttggttttggtaattgatgacaatctctatggactaatggttgtcttcagttatatttgaaggttttgtccataggctttcttggagtacatgtgttggtttcaaggagagtttgtgttgactaAGGTGCTATTAagaaattatccaaagattggtcatgtgagagttgagcttattgcaagcatgtcttgaagaagaagattgtgtgatcattcatgtttaccttcaagacatcatccaaatgaagagagttggaaagatttaaggttgatcaagactaagtcaagagtgaatcaagttgatcaactcacaaagtgtagaagatgtaccgagagggatcaagtgatcccatggcatggtaagcattgtccattgtgctttgtgtactaacccatggtctacgtgagagttctatgtggggttaggtacgtgttcatgggctttcgtcaagaggaagatatcactcaacccatggagaggatgat
Proteins encoded in this window:
- the LOC123051953 gene encoding haloacid dehalogenase-like hydrolase domain-containing protein Sgpp; translation: MYAFARGSQPHVCPVSSPPTVHHSTASLPRSPRIASARFSRYRNHTARAYRRGTGAPDMSAAGDRDLRELAPLEAILFDIDGTLCDSDPFHFLAFRELLQEVGFNNGVPITEEFYSANISGWHNDALAGALFPELDHAKGMEFMDRKEALFRKLAAGELKGLAGLQELCTWIEGRNLKRAAVTNAPRANAELVLSLLGLTSFFPVLVIGSECERAKPSPDPYLKALDLIGASPDYTFIFEDSASGIRAGVAAGVAVVGLTTGNPEKVLRDAGASLLIGDFRDPKLMAMLQELDPAAADKQG